In Synechococcus sp. PCC 6312, one genomic interval encodes:
- a CDS encoding diguanylate cyclase, producing MLRSSADHTPETILPPHEVTYQAQVQRLHTLLAEMSHEVVPDGQRQAAQKLATELGLTLGGLGFTDATQLAWMIAQRLTETLTFTPQTLKELNRWGGKLKELTSPAPDAPPDQPEILLIDDDSDLAQALGRDAQHWEMQLVTVTTWTAGLAYLADHRPSLVVINPHLAPDSQANSQLLSRLSQASPAIPTILFTDEDSWRARLAAIRLGSRVSLAKPVSADQVWQAISDLLHRKENTQAHVLIVDDDPVAITVLKRVLAPWGLEITAVQDPQKFWQTLESIIPDLVILDVQMPGINGIELCQMVRSDPRWGRLPIVFFTASTEPDLVTRLFAAGADDFVSKPIIGPELVTRILNRLERTRLLRSLAETDPLTGIFNRRKAQEMLEKLISLAQTQAQPLSLVMLDLDHFKQVNDSYGHSSGDQVLVATARLLRQSLRPEDVVARWGGEEFLIGMYGLGQRAAAARMGFVLEKLRKRQFTSDQGEAFQVSFSAGVAEFPQHGQDLMSLYRTADETLYAAKANGRNQVLAAQALP from the coding sequence GTGTTGCGATCTTCTGCCGACCATACCCCTGAGACTATCCTCCCGCCCCATGAGGTCACTTATCAGGCCCAAGTCCAGCGATTACATACTCTCTTGGCGGAGATGAGTCATGAAGTTGTCCCCGATGGGCAACGACAAGCAGCCCAAAAGCTGGCCACAGAATTAGGCTTGACCCTGGGGGGCCTGGGCTTCACCGATGCAACCCAACTGGCCTGGATGATTGCCCAACGCCTCACCGAAACCCTGACCTTCACGCCCCAGACCCTAAAAGAACTCAATCGTTGGGGGGGCAAGCTTAAAGAATTAACCAGCCCTGCCCCGGATGCGCCCCCGGATCAACCTGAGATTTTATTAATAGATGACGATTCGGATTTAGCCCAGGCCTTGGGACGAGATGCCCAGCACTGGGAAATGCAACTGGTTACGGTCACAACCTGGACAGCGGGCCTGGCTTATCTTGCGGATCATCGGCCCAGTTTAGTGGTGATTAATCCCCATCTGGCCCCCGACAGCCAAGCCAATTCTCAACTACTTTCCCGCCTATCCCAGGCCAGTCCGGCAATTCCGACCATTTTATTCACCGATGAAGACAGTTGGCGGGCCCGTTTAGCGGCAATTCGCTTGGGGAGTCGGGTCAGTTTGGCAAAGCCTGTCAGTGCGGATCAAGTTTGGCAGGCCATCAGTGATCTCCTCCATCGCAAAGAGAACACCCAGGCCCATGTTTTGATTGTGGATGATGATCCGGTCGCAATTACAGTTCTGAAACGGGTGCTTGCCCCTTGGGGCCTGGAAATCACGGCGGTTCAGGATCCCCAGAAGTTTTGGCAGACCCTTGAAAGTATCATTCCCGATCTCGTCATTTTAGATGTGCAAATGCCGGGGATTAACGGGATTGAACTGTGTCAGATGGTGCGTTCAGATCCCCGCTGGGGCCGCTTGCCCATTGTTTTTTTTACCGCCAGTACCGAACCGGATTTAGTCACCCGTTTATTTGCTGCTGGGGCCGATGATTTTGTCAGTAAGCCGATTATTGGCCCCGAACTGGTGACGCGGATTTTGAATCGCCTGGAACGAACGCGGCTCCTACGCAGTTTGGCAGAAACCGATCCACTCACTGGAATTTTTAACCGCCGCAAAGCCCAGGAAATGCTAGAGAAGCTCATTAGCCTCGCCCAGACCCAGGCGCAACCCTTGTCTTTAGTGATGCTAGATTTGGATCACTTTAAGCAGGTGAATGATTCCTATGGCCACAGCAGCGGTGATCAGGTGTTGGTCGCAACCGCTCGTTTACTGCGCCAATCCCTCCGTCCAGAAGATGTGGTGGCCCGCTGGGGAGGCGAAGAGTTTTTAATTGGGATGTATGGCCTGGGGCAAAGGGCCGCCGCCGCCCGGATGGGGTTTGTCCTCGAAAAGCTGCGAAAACGGCAATTTACCTCGGATCAGGGGGAGGCCTTTCAGGTCAGCTTTAGTGCCGGTGTAGCCGAATTTCCCCAACATGGCCAGGATTTAATGAGCCTCTACCGAACGGCCGATGAAACCCTCTACGCCGCCAAAGCCAATGGTCGGAATCAAGTCTTAGCCGCCCAAGCATTACCCTAG
- a CDS encoding AarF/ABC1/UbiB kinase family protein, producing the protein MPIPAEKPFRWQRSQSLLSRQWQITTAILGLLVRWVWDWAWHRDSARLRQKRARHLVQTLLDLGPTFIKIGQFLSTRIDLLPWEYVEALRDLQDRVPPFNPRQALEIVTRELGYPLPELYAEFVTEPLAAASLGQVHRATLHSGEAVVVKVQRPYLQQLLSLDYRVIGAWVKLLDRTIPTSRRYDLPAIYEEFFSILLQEIDYIREGQNADRFRQNFQAEPQIRVPKIYWTYTTSRVLTMEYLPGIRIDNPAALAAHRLNPQALNQLGICCYLKQLLIDGFFHADPHPGNLAVTTTGDLIFYDYGMMTEVPALNQEQMVATFFAVLKKDTQQVIVTLTQLGLIEPVSDMSTVERIMQVILTEFTERPLDVEFFSQMRQDVYLLFQQQPFRLPAKLTYILKSLTTLDGIARTLDANYNLVAAAQPFVKQLALSTRPGRSWRTLTQQTQDFIQHRLNQPSRTEILLQNFQARLERGEIKVRVNAPETEIMLRRVYLTLQCLLLTCVAGFTLLGGILLLLGHYWGGAIFLFMVTGLAILGLGRLAWRLLF; encoded by the coding sequence ATGCCCATCCCAGCCGAAAAACCATTTCGTTGGCAGCGGTCACAATCTTTATTGTCCCGACAATGGCAAATCACCACCGCAATTTTAGGGCTACTAGTGCGTTGGGTTTGGGACTGGGCCTGGCATCGCGATTCTGCTCGACTGCGCCAAAAACGGGCCCGCCATCTGGTGCAAACCCTGCTGGATTTGGGGCCGACCTTTATTAAAATTGGTCAGTTTCTTTCAACACGGATAGATTTACTCCCTTGGGAATATGTAGAAGCCCTGCGCGACCTCCAAGATCGGGTTCCTCCTTTTAATCCCCGCCAGGCCTTGGAGATTGTCACCCGTGAATTAGGCTACCCATTACCAGAACTCTATGCCGAATTTGTCACCGAACCCCTTGCCGCAGCCAGTTTAGGGCAAGTCCATCGGGCCACATTACACAGTGGTGAGGCTGTCGTTGTCAAAGTCCAGCGGCCCTATTTACAGCAACTTTTGTCATTGGACTATCGAGTGATCGGGGCCTGGGTTAAGCTACTCGATCGGACAATCCCCACCAGCCGCCGTTACGATTTACCTGCCATTTACGAAGAATTTTTTAGCATCCTCTTGCAAGAAATTGACTATATTCGGGAAGGACAAAATGCTGACCGCTTCCGCCAGAACTTCCAGGCCGAACCCCAAATCCGCGTGCCCAAAATCTACTGGACTTACACCACCAGTCGCGTCCTGACGATGGAATATTTACCTGGGATTCGCATTGACAACCCTGCCGCCCTCGCTGCCCACAGACTCAACCCCCAGGCCCTGAACCAACTGGGTATTTGCTGTTACCTGAAACAACTATTAATTGATGGCTTTTTCCATGCGGATCCCCACCCAGGTAACTTAGCCGTGACGACTACGGGAGACTTAATTTTTTATGACTACGGCATGATGACGGAAGTCCCGGCCCTGAACCAAGAACAAATGGTGGCCACCTTTTTTGCCGTGCTCAAGAAAGACACCCAGCAAGTCATTGTCACCCTGACCCAGTTGGGATTAATTGAACCTGTCTCAGATATGTCCACCGTGGAGCGGATCATGCAAGTGATTCTAACGGAATTTACAGAACGCCCTCTGGATGTGGAATTTTTTAGCCAGATGCGCCAAGACGTTTATCTACTTTTCCAACAACAGCCCTTCCGACTCCCCGCAAAGTTAACCTATATTCTTAAATCCCTCACTACCTTAGATGGCATTGCCCGGACTCTCGACGCGAACTATAACCTCGTGGCCGCCGCCCAACCCTTTGTCAAACAATTAGCCCTGAGCACCAGGCCTGGACGCAGTTGGCGAACCCTAACCCAACAAACCCAAGACTTTATCCAACATCGGCTCAATCAACCCAGTCGCACCGAAATTCTCCTCCAAAACTTCCAGGCCCGGTTGGAGCGCGGTGAGATTAAAGTCCGGGTTAACGCCCCAGAAACGGAGATCATGCTGCGGCGAGTTTATCTGACCCTGCAATGTTTATTACTGACCTGTGTTGCGGGCTTCACCTTACTGGGGGGCATCTTACTACTCTTGGGACACTATTGGGGCGGGGCCATTTTTCTGTTTATGGTGACGGGGTTAGCGATCCTTGGCCTGGGACGATTGGCCTGGCGACTCTTATTTTAG
- a CDS encoding trans-splicing intein-formed DNA polymerase III subunit alpha N-terminal partner DnaE-N: MSFVGLHIHSDYSLLDGASQLPDLVNQAMELGMPAVALTDHGVMYGAVELLKLCRGKNLKPIIGNEMYVINGDITKQERRPRFHQVVLAKNTQGYRNLAKLTTISHLEGVQGKGIFSRPCINKDLLEQYREGLIVTSACLGGEIPQAIMHGKPDVARRVASWYQERFGEDFYLEIQDHGSPEDRVVNVELVKISQELGIKIIATNDSHFISCYDVESHDALLCIQTGKLITEDKRLRYSGTEYLKSAAEMAQLFQDHLEPDIIETAIANTLEVAAKIEPYDIFREPQSPAYPLPPGHTAETYLEQVTWDGLLKRFNFGNRADIEPRYRERLEYELEMLQKMGFSTYFLVVWDYIKYARDNGIPVGPGRGSAAGSLVAYALGITNIDPVHHGLLFERFLNPERKSMPDIDTDFCIERRDEVIQYVTQKYGTERVAQIITFNRMTSKAVLKDVARVLDIPYGEADKMAKMIPIVRGKPTKLKVMISDDTPEPEFKKIYETDERVRHWLDLAMRIEGTNKTYGVHAAGVVIASEPLAEIVPLQRNNDGTVITQYFMEDLESLGLLKMDFLGLRNLTMIQKTKDLVRQFQNHEIDVDALPLDDPQTYALLSRGELEGIFQLESSGMRQIVRELKPSNLEDISSVLALYRPGPLDAGLVPKFINRKHGRERIQYEHDLLKPILDETYGVLIFQEQIMKMAQDLAGYSLGQADLLRRAMGKKKVSEMQKHEQMFVDGSAKNGVPGKTAQDLFQQMVMFAEYCLSADTELYTVEYGWLPIGRLVEEQIECQVLSVNAHGHVYSQPIAQWHRRAWQEVFEYQLETGGTIKATTDHQFLTTDGQMYRIEDIFQRGLDLWQLPPDRFSPWELTTDQPQVVKV; this comes from the coding sequence ATGTCTTTTGTTGGCCTGCATATTCACAGTGACTATAGTTTGCTTGATGGAGCCAGTCAGTTGCCAGATCTCGTCAACCAGGCCATGGAATTGGGAATGCCCGCGGTCGCCTTGACGGATCATGGGGTGATGTATGGGGCGGTGGAACTGCTGAAACTGTGTCGGGGTAAAAATCTCAAGCCGATTATTGGCAACGAAATGTATGTGATCAACGGGGATATTACCAAACAAGAACGACGGCCCCGATTTCATCAAGTTGTCTTAGCGAAAAATACTCAAGGCTATCGGAACCTGGCCAAATTAACGACTATTTCCCACTTAGAAGGGGTGCAAGGCAAAGGGATTTTTTCCCGGCCCTGTATCAACAAAGATTTATTAGAGCAATATCGGGAAGGTCTAATCGTTACCAGTGCTTGCTTAGGCGGTGAAATTCCCCAGGCCATCATGCACGGCAAACCTGATGTAGCGCGACGGGTGGCCAGTTGGTATCAAGAACGCTTTGGTGAAGATTTTTATTTAGAAATTCAGGATCACGGTTCTCCAGAGGATCGGGTCGTGAATGTGGAACTGGTAAAAATCAGCCAAGAACTGGGGATTAAAATTATCGCCACCAACGACTCCCACTTTATTTCCTGTTATGACGTGGAAAGCCATGACGCGCTGCTTTGTATTCAAACGGGTAAGTTAATTACAGAAGATAAACGCTTACGGTATAGCGGCACGGAATATCTCAAATCCGCCGCGGAAATGGCCCAATTATTTCAGGATCATTTAGAGCCGGACATTATCGAAACTGCCATTGCCAATACCTTAGAAGTGGCGGCCAAAATTGAACCCTACGATATTTTCCGAGAACCCCAAAGCCCAGCTTATCCCCTGCCCCCCGGCCATACCGCCGAAACCTATCTGGAACAAGTCACCTGGGATGGCCTGCTCAAACGCTTTAATTTTGGCAATAGAGCCGACATCGAACCCCGCTATCGAGAGCGCTTGGAATACGAGTTAGAAATGCTTCAGAAAATGGGCTTTTCGACTTATTTTTTGGTGGTTTGGGACTATATCAAATATGCGCGGGACAATGGGATTCCCGTGGGGCCAGGCCGTGGATCCGCGGCAGGGTCATTAGTTGCCTATGCCTTGGGCATTACGAACATTGATCCGGTCCACCATGGCCTGTTGTTTGAGCGTTTCTTAAACCCAGAACGGAAGTCCATGCCGGATATTGATACAGATTTTTGCATTGAACGCCGGGATGAAGTGATTCAATACGTCACCCAAAAATATGGCACGGAACGGGTGGCCCAAATCATTACTTTTAACCGGATGACTTCTAAAGCGGTTCTGAAAGATGTGGCGCGGGTGTTGGATATTCCCTATGGGGAAGCCGACAAAATGGCCAAAATGATTCCGATTGTCCGGGGCAAACCGACCAAGCTGAAGGTGATGATTTCTGATGACACACCAGAGCCAGAATTTAAGAAAATCTATGAGACCGATGAACGGGTGCGTCACTGGCTAGATCTGGCCATGCGAATTGAAGGCACCAACAAAACCTATGGCGTCCATGCGGCAGGCGTGGTGATTGCCTCGGAACCCTTAGCTGAAATTGTCCCCCTTCAACGCAACAATGACGGAACCGTGATCACCCAATATTTCATGGAAGATTTGGAGTCGCTGGGCCTGCTAAAAATGGACTTTTTGGGTCTGCGAAATTTGACCATGATCCAAAAAACCAAAGACCTCGTCCGCCAATTCCAAAACCACGAAATTGATGTGGACGCATTGCCCTTAGATGATCCCCAAACCTATGCCCTTCTGTCTCGGGGGGAATTAGAAGGGATTTTCCAACTGGAATCCTCAGGAATGCGGCAAATTGTCCGGGAGCTTAAGCCCTCCAACCTCGAAGATATTTCCTCAGTCCTCGCTCTCTATCGCCCAGGCCCCCTTGATGCCGGACTTGTCCCCAAATTTATCAATCGCAAACACGGGCGGGAACGGATTCAGTACGAACACGACTTGCTCAAACCGATTCTCGATGAAACCTATGGGGTCTTAATTTTCCAAGAACAGATTATGAAAATGGCCCAGGACTTGGCGGGATATTCCTTAGGACAGGCAGATTTGCTGCGGCGGGCGATGGGGAAAAAGAAAGTCTCGGAAATGCAGAAACACGAGCAGATGTTTGTGGATGGTTCGGCGAAAAATGGCGTGCCGGGAAAAACGGCCCAAGACTTATTCCAACAAATGGTCATGTTTGCGGAATATTGCCTCAGTGCCGATACGGAACTTTATACCGTTGAGTATGGCTGGCTTCCAATTGGACGGCTTGTGGAAGAACAGATTGAATGTCAGGTTCTCAGCGTCAATGCCCACGGCCATGTCTATAGTCAACCGATTGCCCAATGGCATCGCCGGGCCTGGCAGGAAGTCTTTGAGTATCAACTGGAGACTGGAGGCACGATTAAAGCCACCACCGATCACCAATTCCTCACGACCGATGGACAGATGTACCGAATTGAGGATATTTTTCAGCGAGGGTTAGATCTCTGGCAATTACCACCAGACCGCTTCAGTCCTTGGGAACTGACAACAGATCAACCTCAAGTCGTTAAGGTGTAG
- a CDS encoding tetratricopeptide repeat protein, protein MSRLVLRTLGLSILLAGALAPLILAQPRSTPLPTSVAVATLTPAEVQQQLQIQPETAQDYYNLGLVAQGQGDFPQAIAYFTQAITQQGLADYYFARGLAQADLGDHLKALDDYNQAIELDPNFASAFYNRGMTYLALQNLPAAVNNFDQAIALDPEFVAAYYSRGMAYFDMGKIELARQDYNRSLSLSPTMSAAYYDQAPRPLTGGGDQ, encoded by the coding sequence ATGTCTCGTCTGGTGCTTCGTACTTTGGGTTTGAGTATTCTTCTAGCTGGAGCCTTAGCCCCTCTTATTCTGGCCCAACCCCGTTCAACTCCCCTGCCCACTTCTGTCGCGGTGGCCACTCTTACCCCGGCCGAAGTCCAACAGCAGTTACAAATTCAACCAGAAACCGCTCAGGACTATTACAATCTTGGTTTAGTGGCCCAAGGACAGGGTGATTTTCCCCAGGCCATTGCCTACTTTACTCAAGCCATTACCCAACAGGGCCTGGCCGATTACTACTTTGCACGGGGATTAGCCCAGGCCGACCTAGGGGATCACCTGAAGGCCCTAGATGACTATAATCAGGCCATTGAACTTGATCCGAATTTTGCCAGTGCCTTCTATAACCGGGGGATGACCTACCTGGCCTTACAAAACCTTCCCGCTGCTGTCAATAACTTTGATCAGGCCATTGCCTTAGACCCGGAATTTGTGGCTGCCTACTATAGCCGGGGGATGGCCTATTTCGACATGGGCAAAATTGAACTGGCCCGCCAAGACTATAACCGCTCCCTCAGCCTCAGCCCCACCATGTCCGCCGCCTACTACGACCAGGCCCCGCGACCCTTAACTGGGGGTGGGGATCAGTAG
- a CDS encoding DUF924 family protein: MGQPDFRDILEFWFGPTDSPDYGQPQDFWFVKDAAFDLEVTTRFLAVYQQAARHELMAWENTPLSSLALAIVLDQFPRNLFRNTPQAFATDPLALAVARNAIAQGFDTQVLPVQRWFFYLPFEHSEMLTDQEMSLQLWAQLRGDPNSENPIHYAYRHWEVIARFGRFPHRNPILGRPSTPEELGFLQEPGSHF; encoded by the coding sequence ATGGGCCAACCTGATTTTCGAGATATTTTGGAATTTTGGTTTGGCCCAACCGATAGCCCAGACTATGGTCAGCCCCAAGACTTTTGGTTTGTCAAAGATGCTGCCTTTGATCTCGAAGTAACAACGCGATTTTTAGCAGTCTATCAACAGGCGGCCCGGCATGAACTCATGGCCTGGGAAAACACGCCCTTAAGCAGCTTGGCCCTAGCGATTGTGTTAGATCAATTCCCCCGGAACCTGTTTCGGAATACCCCCCAAGCCTTTGCCACTGACCCCCTGGCCCTGGCTGTTGCCCGTAATGCTATTGCCCAAGGATTTGACACTCAAGTTTTGCCTGTCCAACGCTGGTTTTTCTATTTACCGTTTGAACATAGCGAAATGCTGACGGATCAAGAAATGAGCTTACAACTTTGGGCACAATTACGGGGTGATCCAAACAGTGAAAATCCCATTCACTACGCCTATCGGCATTGGGAAGTCATTGCCCGTTTTGGTCGCTTTCCCCACCGCAATCCAATTCTTGGCCGGCCAAGTACCCCTGAAGAATTAGGGTTTCTCCAGGAGCCTGGGTCTCATTTCTAA
- the speY gene encoding deoxyhypusine synthase — protein MSQTFTQPITPTPISADVSVVDLINNYFTAYNSGRLREACQLLTQSVFQPGVTVGLSLSGAMTPTGLGISALAPLLRAGFVDYIISTGANLYHDIHYALGMDLYASHPFVDDVQLRQESQIRIYDIIFDYDVLLETDAFIRQVLRSAPFQRRMGTAEFHYLLGQYVREVEVKLNRPHTSLLSTAYECGVPIYTSSPGDSSIGMNVAALALEGSQLILDPAIDVNETAALAYFARESGIPGVPGQSAALIIGGGSPKNFLLQTQPQIHEVLGLEERGHDYFIQITDARPDTGGLSGAVPSEAVSWGKVDPQGLRDTVVCYTDSTIALPILTAYTLNQCPARALKRLYDRRDELMAALQAQYLQAQLVRRQAQAEESSLGVSRKEVVNTTVATYPCGTPIRRSNSF, from the coding sequence ATGTCTCAAACTTTTACACAACCGATTACCCCAACTCCCATTAGTGCTGACGTGAGTGTTGTGGATTTAATTAATAACTATTTCACCGCTTACAACTCTGGACGGTTACGGGAAGCCTGTCAGTTACTCACCCAATCTGTCTTTCAACCCGGTGTGACGGTGGGCTTAAGTTTGTCTGGGGCCATGACTCCGACCGGCCTGGGGATTTCCGCCTTAGCACCCCTGTTGCGGGCCGGCTTTGTGGACTACATCATCAGCACCGGAGCCAATCTCTATCACGACATTCACTACGCCTTGGGGATGGATTTATACGCCAGTCATCCGTTTGTGGATGATGTCCAACTGCGTCAAGAGAGCCAAATTCGCATCTATGACATTATTTTTGACTATGACGTGCTCCTGGAAACCGATGCCTTTATTCGACAAGTGTTGCGCTCGGCTCCTTTTCAACGGCGGATGGGGACAGCGGAATTTCATTATCTCTTGGGCCAATATGTCCGGGAAGTAGAAGTTAAGCTGAATCGCCCCCACACCTCGTTGTTATCCACAGCCTATGAATGTGGCGTGCCCATTTATACCTCTTCCCCTGGGGATAGTTCCATTGGCATGAATGTGGCGGCTTTGGCATTGGAAGGCTCGCAGTTGATTTTAGACCCGGCCATTGATGTGAATGAAACCGCCGCCTTGGCCTATTTTGCGCGGGAGTCGGGGATTCCGGGTGTTCCAGGCCAGAGTGCCGCCTTGATTATTGGTGGGGGGAGTCCCAAAAACTTCCTGCTCCAAACTCAACCCCAAATCCATGAAGTCCTGGGCCTGGAGGAGCGGGGTCATGATTACTTTATCCAAATTACGGATGCACGACCCGATACTGGGGGATTGTCCGGGGCTGTTCCCAGTGAAGCCGTCAGTTGGGGCAAGGTAGATCCGCAAGGGTTACGGGATACGGTGGTTTGCTATACCGACAGCACGATTGCCTTACCGATCCTGACCGCCTACACCCTCAACCAATGTCCAGCCCGTGCCCTGAAACGGTTATATGATCGGCGAGATGAGTTGATGGCCGCCCTCCAGGCCCAATACCTCCAGGCCCAGTTAGTCCGCCGCCAAGCCCAGGCCGAGGAATCAAGCTTAGGGGTTTCCCGCAAAGAAGTTGTCAATACCACTGTGGCTACCTATCCCTGTGGGACTCCAATCAGGCGGTCAAATTCCTTTTAA
- a CDS encoding anti-sigma factor → MDSPTPFSPKSTPPNSPDRSQAERFELLSAYLDGEVTPAQRAQVEAWLATEPDYQHLYHRLLKLQQSLHQAPCPLTTSAETLANQVLAKAQNRPRTLLAWTGVGAVSAAALVGVLSSIFPGLLSPIPLNETAAADLTPTAIRTTPSGNLYQPQNNLDLDNTANLMLTLDRPPVAIPVSTQTEPGLDRRTLDLSPSPQP, encoded by the coding sequence ATGGACAGCCCGACCCCCTTTTCCCCCAAATCCACCCCGCCGAATAGCCCAGACCGCAGCCAGGCAGAACGCTTTGAACTTCTCAGTGCTTACCTGGATGGGGAAGTCACACCCGCCCAACGGGCCCAAGTCGAGGCCTGGTTAGCCACAGAACCGGATTATCAGCATCTTTACCACCGCCTCCTGAAACTACAACAGAGCTTGCACCAGGCTCCTTGTCCTCTGACAACTTCAGCGGAAACCTTGGCCAATCAAGTCCTTGCTAAAGCCCAAAATCGGCCCCGCACCCTCTTGGCCTGGACAGGGGTTGGTGCAGTGTCCGCAGCCGCTTTGGTCGGAGTCTTGAGCAGCATTTTTCCAGGCCTGCTCTCTCCCATCCCCTTAAACGAAACGGCAGCGGCCGACTTGACCCCAACCGCCATCAGAACCACTCCCAGCGGTAATCTCTATCAACCTCAAAATAACTTAGACTTGGACAATACGGCTAACTTAATGCTGACCTTAGATCGCCCCCCAGTCGCGATTCCTGTTTCTACCCAGACGGAACCTGGCCTGGATCGTCGGACATTGGATTTGAGTCCCTCCCCCCAACCCTAA
- a CDS encoding sigma-70 family RNA polymerase sigma factor, protein MTSTISLSWPGVGEQRSLAGELRSFAEETCSGVAVPVSKLANPDLVLRCQAGLSPDRAAFTELLRRHQSHVERVIYHLAPDWDDRADLVQEVWIRVYRNIKRLQDPHKFRGWLGRITTNLFYDELRKRKRHQAPLSLDAPLVTSDGEMNWEIAAADPSPDDVLSTDEFYAQLHQAIADLPESFRTTIVLREIDGLAYEEIAAITGVSLGTVKSRIARARARLQVQLQPHLDAQNF, encoded by the coding sequence ATGACCTCTACTATTTCCTTATCTTGGCCTGGTGTTGGAGAGCAAAGATCGCTCGCTGGAGAGCTTCGCTCGTTCGCAGAGGAGACCTGTTCTGGGGTGGCTGTTCCGGTATCAAAACTTGCAAATCCAGATTTAGTCCTGCGTTGCCAGGCCGGGTTAAGTCCGGATCGGGCTGCTTTTACAGAACTGTTGCGAAGACACCAATCCCACGTGGAGCGGGTTATCTATCACCTGGCGCCGGATTGGGATGACCGGGCAGATTTGGTGCAGGAGGTTTGGATTCGGGTGTATCGGAATATTAAACGCCTGCAAGATCCCCATAAATTTCGGGGTTGGCTGGGCCGAATTACCACCAATCTTTTCTATGATGAACTGCGTAAGCGCAAACGCCACCAGGCCCCCTTGTCCCTAGATGCTCCCTTAGTCACCTCTGATGGGGAAATGAATTGGGAAATTGCGGCGGCAGACCCCAGTCCCGATGATGTTCTTTCTACGGATGAGTTTTACGCCCAACTCCACCAGGCCATCGCAGATCTGCCAGAGTCCTTTCGGACAACCATTGTTTTACGGGAAATTGACGGCCTGGCCTATGAAGAAATTGCCGCCATTACCGGAGTCTCTCTTGGAACGGTCAAATCTCGCATTGCTCGCGCCCGCGCCCGCCTCCAAGTCCAACTTCAGCCCCATCTGGATGCTCAAAACTTTTAA
- the mutY gene encoding A/G-specific adenine glycosylase: MAIVKDSSGLYSSALLPVPQLRQALLGWYAEFGRDLPWRNTQDPYAIWISEIMLQQTQVQTVIPYYQRWLEALPTLQTLAQASQQQVLKLWQGLGYYARARNLHTTAQKILRSYNGKFPQDIELVMGLPGIGQTTAGGILSAAFNQPQPILDGNVKRVLARLYAVKQPPQKVLKLLWQLSTTLLDPSFPREFNQALMDLGATICLPKNPHCQACPWLNYCQAHQENLVSKLPMTIPSQPIPHKIIGVAVIWNPQEQVLIDRRPADGLLGGLWEFPGGKVEPNETIPACIQREIQEEIGIEIAVGDEFIRVDHAYSHFKVTLVVHHCQYLSGDPQPLACEEVRWVTVAELPDYPFPKANEKIITALLAQAPGVKNG; the protein is encoded by the coding sequence ATGGCGATAGTCAAAGATAGTTCAGGACTTTACAGTTCCGCATTATTGCCAGTTCCCCAACTGCGCCAGGCCTTATTAGGTTGGTATGCTGAATTTGGTCGAGATTTACCGTGGCGGAATACTCAAGATCCATATGCCATCTGGATTTCGGAAATCATGCTCCAGCAGACCCAGGTGCAAACAGTTATTCCCTACTATCAACGTTGGCTAGAAGCTTTACCAACTCTCCAAACTCTAGCCCAGGCCAGTCAGCAACAGGTGCTCAAACTCTGGCAAGGATTAGGCTACTACGCCCGCGCTCGTAATTTACACACCACTGCCCAGAAAATTCTCAGGTCATACAACGGCAAGTTTCCCCAAGATATTGAACTGGTGATGGGCTTACCGGGTATTGGTCAAACCACCGCTGGGGGAATTCTCAGCGCGGCCTTTAATCAACCCCAGCCCATTTTGGATGGCAATGTTAAGCGGGTTTTAGCCCGACTCTATGCGGTGAAACAGCCTCCCCAAAAAGTCCTAAAATTACTTTGGCAACTGTCCACCACGCTCCTGGATCCCTCTTTCCCCCGTGAATTTAACCAGGCCTTGATGGATTTAGGGGCCACGATCTGCCTACCCAAAAATCCCCATTGCCAGGCCTGTCCTTGGTTAAACTATTGCCAGGCCCATCAAGAAAACCTGGTTAGCAAACTCCCCATGACGATTCCCAGTCAGCCAATTCCCCACAAAATTATTGGTGTTGCGGTCATTTGGAACCCTCAGGAACAGGTGTTGATTGATCGGCGGCCCGCAGATGGGTTACTAGGGGGGTTATGGGAATTTCCGGGGGGCAAAGTTGAACCGAACGAAACAATTCCGGCCTGTATCCAGCGGGAAATCCAAGAAGAAATTGGCATTGAGATTGCCGTGGGAGATGAATTTATTCGGGTGGATCATGCCTATAGCCATTTCAAAGTTACCTTAGTTGTGCATCACTGCCAGTATCTATCGGGAGACCCCCAACCCCTAGCCTGTGAGGAAGTCCGTTGGGTGACGGTTGCAGAGTTGCCTGATTACCCGTTTCCGAAAGCTAACGAAAAGATTATTACTGCCCTCTTAGCCCAGGCCCCAGGGGTTAAAAATGGTTAA